The nucleotide window AGCCGGACGTGGTGGTGCACCTGGCCGCCATCGCCTTCGTCGCGCACAGCGATGTCGAGCAGATCTACCGCGTCAACGTGATGGGCACGCGCAACCTGCTCGAAGCGCTGGCGAGCGCGCCGAAGAAGCCGACGGCCGTGCTGCTGGCATCGTCCGCCAACATCTACGGCAACGCCGACGCCGGCGTGATCGGCGAGGAGACGCCGGCCGCTCCCGCCAACGACTACGCCGTCAGCAAGCTGGCCATGGAATACATGGCGCGCCTGTGGATGGACCGGCTGCCGCTGATCTTCGTGCGGCCCTTCAACTACACCGGCGTGGGCCAGGCCGAGAACTTCCTGCTGCCGAAGATCGTCGCGCATTTCCGCCGCCGCGAGGCGCGCATCGAGCTGGGCAACCTGCACGTCTGGCGCGATTTTTCCGACGTGCGCGTGGTGGCCGCCAGCTACCGCCACCTGCTCGCCGCCGGGCCGGCCGCCATCGGCAAGACCTTCAACATCTGCTCCGGCAAGGCTTATTCGCTGGGCGAGGCGCTCGACATGATGGGCGCCATCGCCGGCTACCGGATCGATGTGCACGTCAACCCGGCCTTCGTGCGCGCCAATGAAGTGGTGCGCCTGACCGGCGACAACACGCGCCTGCAGGCCGTGGTCGGCGCGATCGATCCACCGCCGCTGGAGCACACCTTGCGCTGGATGTACGAGGCGTGACACTGAAAGTCGGCCTTTCCGCCACCACCACCGAACCTGCCCTGACCGGCGGCCACCTCGACGGAATCGGCATCTACAGCCGCGCACTGCTGCGCGAGCTGCCGCGTGCCGGCGTGGCCGTCGACGCCCGCTCGTTCGGCCCGGCGGCGCGGCTGTCGGTCGGCCGCCCGATGCCGCGCCCATTCCCGCTGGCGACCCTGCGCGACCTGGTTTTGCCCGGCTCATTGCCCGGCTCATTCGCGCGCGATCACCTCGACGTCGACCTGTTCCACGCGACCGATTACCGCATCGTGCGGATCGACCGGCCGATCGTCGCCACGCTGCACGACGCGCTGCCGATCTCGCACCCCGAATGGTGCAACCCCCGCCTGCGCGGCGTGAAGAACTGGCTGCAGGCGAAGGCCGCGCGCAAGGCCGATCACGTGATCGCCCACACCCGCTACACGATCGCCGAACTGGTGCAGTGCTTCGGGGTCGACGAGCGCCGCATCAGCGTGGTGCCGTGCGGTGTCGACGAGGAATGGCTCGATGCGCCCGACCCGGCCCTGGTCGCCGCCACGCTGGCGGAGCATGGCCTGCGCCCCGGGTATTTCCTCACCGTCGGCACGCTGCAGCCGCGCAAGAACATCGGTGCGCTGCTGCAGGCCTATCTCGGCCTGCCGGCCAGCGTGCGCTCGCTGCGCCAGCTGGTGATCGTGGGCGCGGCGGGGGCGCGCAGCAACGAGCTGGTCGACCAGATCAAGGCCGCGCAGCAGCGCGGCGAAAACGTGGTGTGGCTCAGCCGCCTGACCAGCAGCGAGGCACTGCGCCATGTGTACGCGGGGGCGGGCGTCTTCGTGTTCCCGTCGCTGTATGAAGGCTTCGGCATCCCGGTGGTGGAGGCGTTCGCCTCCGGCGTGCCGGTGGTGGCATCGAACGCCACGTCGGTGCCGGAAGTGACGGGCGGCGCGGCGATCGATGTCGATCCGCTGTCGGTCGGCGCGATCGGCGCGGCGATGCTGGAACTGGCGCGCGACGAAGCCTTGCGGCGGCGCTGCATCGCCGCCGGCAGGGCGCGCGCGGTGCAGCTGACATGGCGCGAAACGGCGCGCAAGACGGCCGCCGTGTATGAATCGGTGCTGAAGGGCTGACGATGCGCGTTCTGCATTTCTACAAGACGTATTACCCCGATTCGTGGGGCGGCGTGGAACAGGCGATCCGCCAGATGTGCGTGGGCACGGCGCGCCTGGGCATCACCAATGACGTGCTGACGCTGACGCGCAACGGCGGCCCGGCGCGCATGGAGATCGACGGCCACGTGGTGCACCGCGTGCCGCAGGATATCGAGATCGCCTCGAACGCGATGTCGTTTGCCGCCATCCGCAGGCTGGCGGAACTGGCGCGCACGGCCGACGTGGTGCACTACCACTTCCCGTGGCCGTTCGGCGACCTGGCGCACTTCCTCGCGCGGGTGAAGAAACCGTCGGTGGTCACCTACCATTCCGACATCGTGCGGCAGAAAACCCTGCTGAAGCTATATTCGCCGCTGATGCACCGCTTCCTGGCCAATGTGGACGGCATCGTCGCCACCTCGCCGAACTATTTTGCCTCGTCCGACGTGCTGCGCCGCTATGGCGACAAGGTGCGGGCGATCCCGTTCGGCCTGGACCGCGACACCTATCCGCGGCCGACGCCCGAAAGGCTGGCGCACTGGCGCGCCGAAGTGGGCGAACGCTTCTTCCTGTTCGTCGGCGTGCTGCGCTACTACAAGGGCCTGCACATCCTGCTCGACGCGCTGGCGCGCTGCGAATACCCGGTGGTGATCGTCGGCGCCGGGCCGATCGAGAACGAGTTGAAGGAACACGCGCGGCGCCTCGGCCTGAAGCACGTGCGTTTCCTCGGCGCCGTCGACGAACAGGACAAGGTGGCGCTGCTGACGCTGTGCTATGCGCTGGCATTCCCCTCGCACCTGCGTTCCGAGGCATTCGGCATTTCGCTGCTGGAAGGGGCGATGTTCGGCAAGCCGATGATCTCCAGCGAGATCGGCACGGGCACCAGCTACATCAATATCGATGGCGAGACGGGCCTGGTGGTACCGCCCAGCGACCCGGCCGCGTTCGGCAACGCGATGCGCACGCTGTGGGAAGATCCGGCGCTGGCGCAGGCAATGGGGCAGCGTGCCGGCGAGCGCTATGCCGCGCTGTTTACGTCGGAAAAAATGGCCGCCAATTATGCCGAGCTGTATTGTGATGTTGCAAAAAAATCTACATAGCGTCGAGTCGTTTGACTTGGATCAATGCAGCGAGCTGATGCGTCGCTAATATGGATACCGGACTCCCTGCCACTGTCACGGTCTGCAAATTCCCGAACGTGCAGCGCAACAACGGGGCGATGGTGGGAGTTCACCAGTTTCTGTCGCGGCATCGCGGCTACCGCTTGGAACAGCACCGCTTGAGGTGAAGACCGGTGTCCGATACTAGTGCTGCTTAGGCAAGCCACCCCAAGTGCAGATTCCGGGGTCAGACCCGGCGGGTCTGACCCCAGCCCTTCGCTGTTGGGGTGAATGCATGCGCTTTCAATGTGTCAGGCAATGCTTACTTAACGGCATTAATTTGGACACCGGTTCTCCGCTGCGCTCAACGTTTCAATACCAGCCCCACGCCCGGCCACACGCCACGTCCTCCACGAACATCAAGCGGCGGCCCCAAGTGGCGTCTCCGCCCACTTCTCCTTGATCGCCAAAATCGCCGGCAACTGTTCCACGAACAGGTCCACCAGGCGCGGGTCGAAGTGCGCGCCGCGCTGCTTGAGCAGGAATTCCACCGCGTCCTGCACCAGCCAGGCCTTCTTGTACGGGCGCTCCGACGTCAGCGCATCGAACACGTCGGCGATCGCGCAGATGCGGCCCTCGAGCGGGATCGCCTCGCCGGCCAGCCCCCCAGGGTAACCGCTGCCATCCCATTTCTCGTGGTGCGACAGGGCGATATTGCGCGCCAGTTTCAGCATGCCGTGCGGGTGGTCGCCGATGATGTCGGCGCCGATCGTGGCGTGCGATTTCATGATGGCCCATTCGTCCGGATCGAGCGGGCCGGGCTTTTGCAGGATGCGGTCGGGAATGCCGATCTTGCCCACGTCGTGCATCGGCGCGGCGTGCAGCAGGTCGTCGGCCTGCGCCTCGCTCATGCCCGCCGCGATGCCCAGCAGGCGCGCATAGTGGCTCATGCGGATCACGTGCATGCCGGTCTCGTTGTCCTTGTACTCGGACGCCAGGCCGAGGCGCTGCACGATCTGCAGGCGGCTGTCCTTCAGTTCATCCATCCGCACCAGCGACAGGTGCGTGCGCACCCGTGCCCGCACGATCGGAGCGCTGACCGGCTTGGTGATGTAATCCACCGCGCCCATGTCAAAGCCGCGTACCTCGTCGTCCTGGTCGGACAGCGCGGTCACGAAGATGACCGGGATCGCCGCGGTCGCCGGGTCGGCCTTCAGCGTGCGGCACGCTTCGTGGCCGGTCATGCCGGGCATCATCACATCGAGCAGGATCAGGTCGGGATGCTCCTGGCGCGCCAGTTCGAGCGCGCGGGCGCCGTCCTTCGCGAACAGGAGCCGGTAATGGTCCTGCAGGATCTGGCGCAGCAGTTGCAGGTTGCTTGCCTCGTCGTCCACGGCAAGGATCAGTGGCAGTCTGGCATTCTGTTTCATGGGGTGGTTTCCATATCGGTGCCAAGAACCGTTTCCAGCATCGTCGCCAGCCTGGTCTCGGCCAAGGTAAAGTCGAAGTCGTCGATCGCCATCTGCAGCGGCGCCAGCATGGCGGGCGGCACGTGGCCGTGCATCGCCTGCGACAGGCTGGCCAGTGCGGCATCGTCGAGCGCGCCGCGCGCCAGCGAGCGTTGCAGCGCTTCCGCCGCCGCGCGCACCGCGGCGGCATCGAACGGCGCCGCCACGCCGGTAGGTGCGGCGACGCAGGACGGCGCTTCGGGATCGGGGCAGGCCTGCGTGCGCACGGCTTCCAGCGCCTGCCCGAGTTCTTCCGCATAACGCGCCAGCAGCGGCGGCATGCTCGTCGCCAGTTCATCGCGGCCCGCCGCGGCGGCCTTCTCGATCCCGGCCAGCGTGGCCGCCAGCTGTTCCAGACCCAGGTTGGCGGCCACGCCGCGTACCCGGTGCGCCTGGGCCTGCAGGCCCGCGCTGTCGCCGGTTTCTTGCAGCGCCGCCAGCTGGCGCGCGCTGAGCGCATGGTCCAGGTCGAAGCGGCACAGCGCCAGCTGGTGTTGCCCGGCGTTGCCGCCCCAGCGCTGCGCGCCGGCGGCGCGGTTCAGGACCTGCGCGGCACTGGCTTTCTGCAGCGGTTCCACGGCGCATACCGGCTGCAGGCCCAGCACGCGGGCGATCTCGTGCGACAGCGCATACCAGTCCACCGGCTTGGACGCGAAACCATCCATGCCCGCCGCGGTGCTGGCCTTGCGGTGCGCTTCCAGCACGCTGGCCGTCATCGCCACCACCGGCACGCGCGGGCGGCCGTTGCGGGCCGCCTCTTCGCGGATCATCCGCGTGGCGGCCAGGCCATCCACCTTCGGCATCTGCACGTCCATCAGGATCACGTCGAAATCCTGCCGCGCCGCCAGCTCGGCCGCGTGGCCGCCATCGTGGGCGGGGGTCAGCGTGTGGCCGCGCTTGCCCATCAGCAGCGCCAGCAGTTCGAGGTTCTGGGCCACGTCGTCGGCGGCCAGCACGCGCAGCGGCGGCAGCTCGTAGGC belongs to Pseudoduganella albidiflava and includes:
- a CDS encoding NAD-dependent epimerase/dehydratase family protein, which produces MAAALQLLSPTREGAGKRALVTGIAGFTGRYVAQELRAAGYEVFGLASPGSEHGPETVAVDLADRAALAAAVHSLQPDVVVHLAAIAFVAHSDVEQIYRVNVMGTRNLLEALASAPKKPTAVLLASSANIYGNADAGVIGEETPAAPANDYAVSKLAMEYMARLWMDRLPLIFVRPFNYTGVGQAENFLLPKIVAHFRRREARIELGNLHVWRDFSDVRVVAASYRHLLAAGPAAIGKTFNICSGKAYSLGEALDMMGAIAGYRIDVHVNPAFVRANEVVRLTGDNTRLQAVVGAIDPPPLEHTLRWMYEA
- a CDS encoding glycosyltransferase family 4 protein — translated: MTLKVGLSATTTEPALTGGHLDGIGIYSRALLRELPRAGVAVDARSFGPAARLSVGRPMPRPFPLATLRDLVLPGSLPGSFARDHLDVDLFHATDYRIVRIDRPIVATLHDALPISHPEWCNPRLRGVKNWLQAKAARKADHVIAHTRYTIAELVQCFGVDERRISVVPCGVDEEWLDAPDPALVAATLAEHGLRPGYFLTVGTLQPRKNIGALLQAYLGLPASVRSLRQLVIVGAAGARSNELVDQIKAAQQRGENVVWLSRLTSSEALRHVYAGAGVFVFPSLYEGFGIPVVEAFASGVPVVASNATSVPEVTGGAAIDVDPLSVGAIGAAMLELARDEALRRRCIAAGRARAVQLTWRETARKTAAVYESVLKG
- a CDS encoding glycosyltransferase family 4 protein, with product MRVLHFYKTYYPDSWGGVEQAIRQMCVGTARLGITNDVLTLTRNGGPARMEIDGHVVHRVPQDIEIASNAMSFAAIRRLAELARTADVVHYHFPWPFGDLAHFLARVKKPSVVTYHSDIVRQKTLLKLYSPLMHRFLANVDGIVATSPNYFASSDVLRRYGDKVRAIPFGLDRDTYPRPTPERLAHWRAEVGERFFLFVGVLRYYKGLHILLDALARCEYPVVIVGAGPIENELKEHARRLGLKHVRFLGAVDEQDKVALLTLCYALAFPSHLRSEAFGISLLEGAMFGKPMISSEIGTGTSYINIDGETGLVVPPSDPAAFGNAMRTLWEDPALAQAMGQRAGERYAALFTSEKMAANYAELYCDVAKKST
- a CDS encoding response regulator, with translation MKQNARLPLILAVDDEASNLQLLRQILQDHYRLLFAKDGARALELARQEHPDLILLDVMMPGMTGHEACRTLKADPATAAIPVIFVTALSDQDDEVRGFDMGAVDYITKPVSAPIVRARVRTHLSLVRMDELKDSRLQIVQRLGLASEYKDNETGMHVIRMSHYARLLGIAAGMSEAQADDLLHAAPMHDVGKIGIPDRILQKPGPLDPDEWAIMKSHATIGADIIGDHPHGMLKLARNIALSHHEKWDGSGYPGGLAGEAIPLEGRICAIADVFDALTSERPYKKAWLVQDAVEFLLKQRGAHFDPRLVDLFVEQLPAILAIKEKWAETPLGAAA